One stretch of Candidatus Omnitrophota bacterium DNA includes these proteins:
- a CDS encoding tetratricopeptide repeat protein: protein MQYMSNKSIILLSSAFLFFCFSSFAEGLELKFDKDTKEPILVEEDKSGQLGVDKEKEDHITTEKMPGDQYLERYVSLVNEAVGYIGHGQYEQAIEKLKIAITLEPAMPYAYDNLANAYYHSHSYKEAIEMSENALKADPDYANAYGNLGNIYYALGKYQEAKENYQKARKLFQEKQDPAAIAKIDESLAKPLLE from the coding sequence ATGCAATATATGAGTAATAAATCCATAATTTTATTATCTTCAGCTTTTTTATTTTTTTGTTTTTCATCATTTGCCGAAGGCCTTGAATTAAAATTTGATAAAGATACCAAAGAACCCATACTCGTAGAAGAGGACAAATCCGGTCAATTAGGCGTCGATAAAGAAAAGGAAGATCATATTACGACTGAAAAGATGCCAGGCGACCAATATTTAGAACGTTATGTTAGTTTGGTAAACGAAGCTGTTGGATATATAGGGCATGGCCAGTATGAACAGGCAATAGAGAAGCTAAAAATAGCCATAACATTAGAACCTGCCATGCCTTACGCATACGATAATCTCGCGAATGCGTATTACCATTCGCATAGTTATAAAGAAGCTATAGAGATGTCGGAGAATGCATTAAAGGCAGATCCTGATTATGCGAATGCATACGGCAATCTCGGTAATATTTATTACGCGTTAGGTAAATATCAGGAAGCCAAGGAGAACTATCAAAAGGCAAGAAAGCTATTTCAGGAAAAGCAGGATCCAGCGGCTATTGCGAAGATAGATGAGTCTCTTGCAAAACCTTTGTTGGAATAG